In one Gadus morhua chromosome 7, gadMor3.0, whole genome shotgun sequence genomic region, the following are encoded:
- the LOC115547718 gene encoding claudin-4-like, translated as MVSTGRQLLGLALAIVGWIGAILVCALPMWKVSAFIGANIITAQTTWEGIWMNCVVQSTGQMQCKVYDSLLALSSDLQAARALTVVSIVAGIVGILLGIVGGKCTNFVSEERAKSRIGIAAGVVFLIAGVLVLVPVCWTANTVIQNFYNPILVGAQKRELGAALYIGWGAAGLLLLGGALLCSSCPPSEERRPYDAAYSKAPSSRAYV; from the coding sequence ATGGTTTCTACTGGGAGACAACTGCTGGGCTTGGCCCTGGCCATCGTAGGCTGGATCGGCGCCATCTTGGTGTGCGCTCTGCCCATGTGGAAGGTGAGCGCCTTCATCGGCGCCAACATCATCACGGCGCAAACCACCTGGGAGGGCATCTGGATGAACTGCGTGGTGCAGAGCACGGGCCAGATGCAGTGCAAGGTGTACGACTCTCTCCTGGCGCTGAGCTCGGACCTGCAGGCGGCGAGGGCCCTGACCGTGGTGTCCATCGTGGCGGGCATAGTCGGCATCCTGCTGGGCATCGTCGGCGGCAAGTGCACCAACTTTGTGAGTGAGGAGCGGGCCAAGAGCAGGATCGGCATCGCGGCCGGCGTGGTGTTCCTGATTGCgggggtgctggtgctggtgcccGTTTGCTGGACGGCCAACACCGTCATCCAGAACTTCTATAACCCCATCCTGGTGGGGGCCCAGAAGAGGGAGCTGGGGGCCGCGCTGTACATCGGCTGGGGGGCCGCCGGACTGCTGCTCCTGGGGGGAGCCCTCCTCTGCAGCTCCTGCCCGCCCAGCGAGGAGCGCCGGCCGTACGATGCGGCGTACTCCAAGGCGCCGAGCAGCCGGGCGTACGTGTAG
- the LOC115547704 gene encoding claudin-4-like yields MEGQGRLIGGLALVLVGILGVGLTTGLPMWRESSFVGPNIVSAQTIWDGLWLACVVQSTGQMQCKKPSGITYTTDLQAGRALTLLSIILGLIGFIIAIMGGGVANCSSAPPDDYYTTSQSGTRSSQNKAALLGGLLCLVAGVLCLVAVIWSAALTAFVSNDPLIVTSLKRDVGTSIYIGLASGVLLLLGGAVVCMVCGNKPSAPQRVYLRPPVEYSYAAPSQDSRSWRKNGPYDQPLETRDGSRYPAWNPGPSAASFPR; encoded by the exons ATGGAAGGACAAGGCAGACTGATAGGGGGTCTGGCTCTGGTGCTGGTGGGGATCCTGGGAGTGGGTCTGACGACGGGACTGCCCATGTGGCGAGAATCATCTTTTGTGGGTCCAAATATTGTGTCAGCACAAACG ATCTGGGACGGCCTGTGGCTGGCCTGTGTGGTCCAGTCCACGGGCCAGATGCAGTGTAAGAAACCGTCGGGCATCACCTACACCACCGACCTGCAGGCGGGGCGGGCCCTCACGCTGCTGTCCATTATCCTGGGCCTCATCGGCTTCATCATCGCCATCatgggagggggcgtggccaactGCAGCAGCGCTCCACCCGACGACTATTACACCACCAGTCAGTCCGGCACGCGGTCCTCCCAGAACAAG GCCGCCCTGCTGGGGGGGCTCCTGTGTCTGGTTGCGGGGGTCCTGTGTCTGGTAGCGGTCATCTGGTCGGCGGCGCTGACCGCCTTTGTGAGCAACGACCCGCTGATTGTGACCTCCCTGAAGCGGGACGTGGGCACCTCCATCTACATCGGCCTGGCCTCGGgggtcctgctgctgctgggcgggGCCGTGGTCTGCATGGTGTGCGGGAACAAGCCTAGCGCCCCCCAGCGGGTCTACCTGCGCCCCCCGGTAGAGTACAGCTATGCCGCCCCCTCCCAGGACAGCCGGTCGTGGCGCAAGAACGGGCCGTACGACCAGCCCCTGGAGACCCGGGACGGCTCCCGGTACCCAGCTTGGAACCCGGGGCCCAGCGCCGCCTCCTTCCCAAGATAA
- the LOC115547719 gene encoding claudin-like protein ZF-A89 — protein sequence MGNQVVALLLALLGFFGTILICGLPMWKVTAFVGANIITAQVFWEGLWMNCVIQSTGQSQCKAYDSVLALPQNLQVSRALVCVSIAVSVAAIGLTVAGARFTNFLRDDGRTKISVGIAGGAVFIVAGVLCLIPVSWSAYTIITGFFNPIATQERRGELGASIYVGWASGVLLVIGGGMLCSTYRY from the coding sequence ATGGGAAACCAGGTGGTcgccctcctcctggccctccTCGGGTTCTTTGGAACCATCTTGATCTGCGGCCTGCCCATGTGGAAGGTGACGGCATTTGTGGGCGCCAACATCATCACAGCGCAGGTCTTCTGGGAGGGCCTGTGGATGAACTGTGTGATCCAGAGCACGGGTCAGTCCCAGTGCAAGGCCTATGACTCGGTGCTGGCCCTGCCCCAGAACCTGCAGGTGTCGCGGGCGCTGGTCTGCGTCTCCATCGCCGTCAGCGTAGCGGCCATCGGGCTCACGGTGGCGGGCGCCCGATTCACCAACTTCCTCCGCGACGACGGCCGCACCAAGATCAGCGTGGGCATCGCAGGAGGCGCCGTGTTCATCGTGGCGGGGGTCCTTTGCCTCATTCCTGTCAGCTGGTCAGCCTACACCATCATCACAGGGTTCTTTAACCCCATCGCCACCCAGGAGAGGCGGGGCGAGCTGGGGGCGTCCATCTACGTGGGATGGGCCTCCGGAGTGCTGCTCGTGATTGGTGGAGGAATGCTATGCAGCACCTATAGATACTGA
- the LOC115547715 gene encoding claudin-like protein ZF-A89: MVSAGLQIFGIFLAAVGFIGDIVICALPMWKVSAFIGSNIVTAQTYWEGLWMTCVQQSTGQLQCKIYDSMLNLPADLQAARALVIISLLVAVMGLLLATAGGQCTNCIEDEAAKIKVAIVAGVFFIVAGVLCLIPVSWSANEIIRNFYNPILMSGQKRELGASLFIGWGSAGLLLIGGALLCCQCKKHKEHGYSAKYSAPRSAASGRAYV; the protein is encoded by the exons ATGGTATCTGCAGGTCTCCAGATCTTCGGCATCTTCCTTGCCGCGGTGGGCTTCATTGGGGACATCGTCATCTGTGCCCTCCCCATGTGGAAGGTATCTGCGTTCATCGGCAGCAACATCGTGACGGCCCAAACCTACTGGGAGGGCCTGTGGATGACCTGCGTGCAGCAGAGCACGGGCCAGCTGCAGTGCAAGATCTACGACTCCATGCTGAACCTGCCCGCCGACCTCCAGGCGGCCCGGGCCCTGGTGATCATATCCCTCCTTGTGGCCGTCATGGGGCTCCTGCTGGCCACCGCCGGGGGCCAGTGCACCAACTGCATTGAGGACGAGGCGGCCAAGATCAAGGTGGCCATCGTGGCGGGGGTCTTTTTCATCGTGGCCGGCGTCCTGTGCCTCATCCCCGTGTCGTGGTCCGCCAACGAGATCATCCGCAACTTCTACAACCCCATCCTAATGAGCGGCCAGAAGCGGGAGCTGGGCGCGTCCCTCTTCATCGGCTGGGGCTCTGCCGGGCTCCTTCTGATCGGCGGCGCTCTGCTCTGCTGCCAGTGCAAGAAGCACAAGGAGCACGGCTACTCGGCCAA GTACTCTGCTCCGCGCTCGGCCGCCAGCGGTAGGGCCTACGTCTGA